Below is a window of Camelina sativa cultivar DH55 chromosome 11, Cs, whole genome shotgun sequence DNA.
GTTTGATGGGAATTACTATTATTGTTCACCTCCTATGGCGAAGTTGTCTTTCAAGGAATCTCTAAAAGCTCTTGAAGCTGATATCCAACACGCTAACACACTGTAATatcctccttctctttctccacttttgaataatttatttttactcttCTCTCTCGTTGTTGCTTGATTTTAGTTTCCTTTGTTTGGTTTGCATGTAAGAGAACAGAATTAAAtggaccctttttttttttcgtgttaGCAGTATGTAGCTTGATATTCTCATAGGTCCATCACTAGTTGAGAAATTGATAACTGTGTTAGGGATTTATCTAGACTCGGAACTGTTTTTAGTACAAGGAGTATATGTTTAGGCTCGTGTGATGACTTTCAATTGATTCttgagatttcttcttcttcactagtTGACTTGAAGCTTAGCTGAATCAGTAATGATCTAATTTAGGACCTTGGCTGCTACTGCTAGTGTTACAGGCTACAACAACTTATTGAACTTTTAGAATGTTTCTGTGATTGATATCAATGTTAAAGCTTTGACAGTTCTGTGACTTTTATGGGGATACATTAACCGATGATGAATCCTCGAACTACTACATTTgttgtttgaatattttcatgccttgacaaaaaaaaaaatctgttttatAGTTAAATGCTTACTATCTTGATCTCATGTTTGTTAATTTCTGAAATTTGAATAACAGAGCTTTAGATCATCCTAGAGAGAAGGATGGAGCGCGTGTTCAGATGAGATTATCTTACAGCCCGGCtgctcatttttttctttttcttgtacaATGGACTGATTGTCACCTCGCTGGTGCCCTCGGTTTGCTCAGAGTTCTTATCTATATGGTACTTCTCCTTTTCCCATTTGTCTTACTACGTTCAACATACTGTTCTTGGTGATAGTTTGATTAACCCGTTGAGCTATATATTTGGTTCAGACTTATGCGGATGGAAAGACCACAATGTCGGTTTACGAAAGAAAAGCCAGCATAAGAGAgttttatggtatatgtttcttttgcGCTGATATAAATTTTGGTAATGGAGGATGATATAGTTACTTAGTTAGTATATGCTCATGGATTTTTGTCTGTCTTGGTGTTTATTAGCTGTGATATTTCCGTCGTTGTTACAACTCCAAAGAGGTATTACAGACCTAGAAGACCGCAAACAGAAAGAAGTCTGCAGTACGAGATACAGAAAGAAGGATGAGAGCGAAAAGTGTGAGCTCTCGAAGATTGAGGTCGAGAGGGAAGAAGAATGTGGAATCTGTCTGGAGATGAACAGCATATGCATGGTCGTGCTTCCCAACTGTACTCATTCTTTATGCATCAAGTGTTACCGCGATTGGTAAGTCACACTATCAAAGCCTTTGTAACCTTTTGAATTAATGCAACCGGTTTTCTGAAAGAGGGTAATGTTTTTTTACTTAGGCGAGGGAGATCACAGTCATGCCCTTTCTGCAGAGACAGCCTGAAAAGAGTAGACTCGGGTGATCTCTGGATGTTTTTGGACCAAACCGATACAGTGAATCTCACTGCGATCACTAGAGAGAATCAGAAACGGTTGTTTGATTACATTGAGAAGCTACCGCTCGTGGTTCCAGACCAAATGTATGCGTCTTCTCCTCACGATTGTCATCTGAGGTAAAGGCGAAACACCGGTTCTGATCTCTATGTGTATGTATTTAGAGTTAGTACAAGTACTATAGTCCCTCGttaaaactattttctttacCATCATTATCTTGGGAAAGTTCCCCTTGTGTACGTGCTTTTTGTGCATTTAGCTGTGGCTTCCCACTAAGCTTGTGTATATTTTAAGTaatctcttcttcaagaagAGGGGGTTACTGGTTACACTTACAACTAATTTACATTGGATCTTGAATAAAAATGATACTTTCCCAcgcaaaaaaattgttcaaattCATATGGATGGATTCAGTCAACATAACCCGACCCCGGTAAATGTTAATCGGGTTGAGTCTGGGTGGATTCAGTCATCATAACCCGACCCGTTAAATTCTGCTATACGCGTATCTCCGGCGAATTATTAAAAATTCCCGATTTAAAGGCAATTGCAATTAGGGTTTTACTCGGCGAGGATCGATTCAGTAGCGATGAATCCATTGACAATGGTGAAGCAGACACAGATGATTAACGCGAAAGAACTAGATCTAGGGATCTCCGACGAAGCATCATGGCACGCCAAGTACAATGATAAGGTCCCAATCAGAGTTTACAAGAACACAAGACTttaactatttttctttttattcattatcATAATATTGTAGAAGTATTTATACATGTGAAGGGTGGCTATAAATTAGGAAATATACAtgaatcaaatatttaacataATCTACCAAAACGGCAAAACCTAACAACAATAATAAGATCACATATGATATTCTCATTGTTTCTAATCTTATTCTAATCGACACCGGTTTACTTCGGTTATGTTCTCATCATACAAAGATTTAGCCTACGTTTACGTCGGACGCTTACCGTACGACCTCACGGAGGGGGTGATCTCCTCGCCGTTTTCGCACAGTAtataagtttcttcttctcacaTTGTTTGAAAATAGTATAATAATGTATGGTGGTGATTCTTATTCTGAATGTTTGTGGTTTCAGTTGAAGAAGATATGGTGAAGTTGTTGATGTGAATCTTGTTCGAGACCAAGGAACTGGAAAATCAAAAGGATTTGCTTTTGTTGCTTATGAAGATCAGCGAAGTACTAATCTTGCTGTTGGTCAGTTCATGATTAAGCCCAATTCCTCTCTATGGATCTTTTTTTACTACTACACGTTGTTTCTCttaattcatcttcttctctcttgattGTAGATAATCTGAATGGAGCTAAGGTGTTGGGGAGGATAATTAAAGTGGAGCATCGTTGTGAATacttaaagagagaagaagaggaatatgatgagacaaagaagaagaagagagaaaggcCCGTGGTGTCTGCAGAGCTTTTCAGAGAAGGGAGTGTACTCGTGGAGATTCTTGCAAATTTTCTCACGATGAAAACGTAAAATTAGCACAATCTCTCAAGAATCAAATATGTTCTTACTcattgattttgtattttgattcttttttactttatatggACAGAGAGGTGCTAATACCGGTTGGGGAGCTGAAGATCGGACAAGTTCCAGGTGAGATTGAGTAAAGAGAATCATTATGACATACAGAGGATATATAGGGATTGTTCATATTGATATCAAGTGGTAATACTTTGCATGAGTAGCTAGAATCTATGGGAACTAAGATTTGTTGACCATTTAGCTGCATACAGATGTGTGTATAAAATGTCAAATCTTATTTTCAGTTTTCTCCTTGACATTTACAGATTGATTAGTAGTATATGAAACACACAGTCGCTTTGGTTCTAGGCAGTAGAACGTTTCTTGAGTTTCTTGGCTATTCCAGCAAAGTACTTACCATGGTAATTCGCCTGCTGAATCTCCAGCTCAGTTGGCTCGCGTGAGCCATCAGCTGCATAAGTCCCTGACCCATACGGCGAACCACCTTTCACCTCTCCCATCTCGTACATGCTTTTACCAAATGTGTACCCTAACGGTACAAATATCATCCCGTGATGAGCCAGTTTTGTCACTGCCGTCAGTCTGCAGATCAAAAAGTCAATCAGTGCTTGCCTTTGTTGGTCTAGCTTTTGCTATCTATTAGAACTATGTTCTTACGCAGTGAGTTCTTGGCCTCCACCGTGAAAACCCGTACTCCAGAAGATTCCAGCAGGCTTCCCAGCGAGAGCCTGTGTAGTCCAGAGACCACTTGTATTGTCAAAGAAAGTCATGACCTGTGATGCCATCACTCCAAACCTAGAAGGAAACCCAAACATGAATCCATCAGCTTCCGCCATTTGTTCTGGTCGAATATCCGCTACATCGTCCGGTCTTGGAACAGCCTTCACTTTCTCCAGTATTTTCTCTGGTAATGTCTCTGGCACTTGCCATAGTGTTGCTTCCACTTCTGGAACAGAGTTGGCTCCTCGGAGTACCTCGCGTGCCATTGTCTCAACATGGCCGTGCAAGGAATAGTACCTACCACCAGACAAACCGTAAACCAGATCTTTCGTCAAAACCAATCTGGTTTGAGGATTGAAAACCAGATTTTTCAATCTGTCTGGGCCAGTAGCATAAAATCGCAGATTTATATTGACTAGAAAATGATCGCCAGTTGATTAGCTTGGCATGGAttggttgaaacttgaaagactCACACTATATAAATCTTGGTGACAGCCATAGCTTAGAGCTTGAAGTTGCGGACAAACCAAGAATTCCTGCCCCTGAAACTAAGGAACATGACACTGTTATGTGATCCGAAGCTTTTCGATGATCGAAATGGAAATTTCTATATCGACGAGAAGACATTGATATATTCTCCTTGAAGGAccaataattttttatcaacATGTTCGTTTTTTCCTACACCTTCACAAGTCTTGACTAAATTTACTCGAAATCAGAACTTTACAAAAACTGACATTATCAGATTTCCAAATAAGAATTAACTCCTATACATAAAGTAGCAATTCTGAGGAAAATAACTAACCTTTGTGaaagaaggaagaggaggagatgaagaaacagTTTGGTGAAGATGATCTTTTAAGAGCTGTAGATGACGTGGCAATAAGTTTGACCGACCATTTTTCTTATATCGGGCTTATCATCTTCCAGCCCAATTAATGTTTAATGTCTCTCCTCCTCTTGGCTTCTGAATAATTTTAGTCAGACAATAATAAATCTCATGATTAAGAAAATTAGTAACAGAcagtatatatagtttacacAGCTTACTGATAACTCGTTATTTATAAAGTTATCCATATTTACAAGGTATAATATACAAGGTAAAATATTGATAACTCgttatatttattgttatatatattttaagatataatacatatattaattttgtccaaaaaaaataaacacataaattaacaaattcaaaaaatattgtatcCATATccataacatataataaatcacatttattgtttaatatagttacttttaaaatattcatatgattttctatATTGATAGAGTAATTGATTATGAAGTTAAATATTCAGCCAATTATAATATTTTCGGTTGATTTTATAGGTTTTGGTATaaaaatttattctaaaaattTGAGACTATATTATTTAGttgcaaaaaaaatctatgatttttattaataaatgtaattaaaataatatcttgattttataaagttttgaaaaatgggTAAATTTGCaacttatataaataaattgtattaatactaaaatcaaaacaaattatttggaaTATTCATTTTATAAGAAAGAAATACATTGGAGTAAAAACCACACTTATTATGTTTTACAGGTAACGGAGAAATACATTCGAAACACATTTgtttgcaaagaaaaaaatctgtTCGGACCAAAGATATATTTCTTAAAGATGTAAAAATACAGTGATACCATTTTGGTCAACATACCATTTGATACAATGTATTTAAGACACACATGATGAATTGTATGATATTTGTTCACgttaatcccctatataataaaacggaagtacagaacattgttttgtagactatataattttaatagattggttacaaataggttatacattaatgatagattaattagttacaaataagttataccaaaaatcttaaaaagaatattctaaagaatcatatcatctaacttaccatattaatttcctttattaaattattcatcaaataaaatattttgatatttaacttaatatattaatttgttaactatcattatacttcaccttttatttttatatatgagtctattttgtaaaacaaataaattatcatattatttattataattaaaaatagttttattttcagatataccataagttgaattttcaaaacaaatataaactattcaatctataaaatattcaagctttagtaatattattctttaaatataaaatcaattgaataattttactgagtaacgggtcaaattgaatatttaaattcaaattgaCAAAATtctgtcttataatgacattcaagtcatgatgtagaatatacattgttgaaataacttcacatatataacctaatacaacatattaaaattttattttaaaatataaaatatacaaaatttcgTATAGTAtaattatctagaatcattaacaatataaaacttacaaaataagtgtctttttcaagccatcatatttagcatatgattttattgcataatgttttatccaaaaaaacttttaaaaacaatcatataaattatattttatataaaaattataatataaataaaataaatttcaacatGTGCTCCAACACGAGTCTTAAtctagtatttttaaaaagtttccaCAATCTGATACAATAatacaaataattttgatttaatttaaatatctaaatataaataaataatctatatatacaaaaaaaaatctgaaatatacAAATAATGAAACAGAATCAAAGGAACATAATTAATCTGGATTTTTTCTTGACCGATTTAGGCATGATGCTACTATATATACACGGTTTCGTTTTCATCTCTATGACTCCATAGAAACTGAaagtttacaagaaaaatatgccGAAACGAGCAGATTCCTTTTGTCACCTCCCATGTCTCTTTGTCTTGTTATTGACTTCAGTCTTAGCAGTCATAGATGATCCTCAAAGTAAACAAGTGAGTTACGTTCTCATAATCTCGTACGTATACAATAATTATCACTAATATATTGTTTCTCTCTATACATGGTGATAATGATGCCGATACTTAATTCATAAAGGTGTATGTTGTCTACATGGGCTCACTTCCCTCTCAACTTGAATACACACCAACATCGCATCATATGAGTATTCTTCAAGAAGTCACGGGAGAAAGGTGCGATTTACTTGAATCCTGCCTTCTGTAACCATTATTGTGATTAGTTATAATAAGCTTATAACAAGTGATATATACGGATGTACTCTAGTTCGATGGAAGGTCTTTTGGTGAGAAGTTACAAGAGGAGTTTCAATGGGTTTGCAGCCCGGCTCACTGAGTCAGAACGACAAAGAGTAGCGGGTTAGTGTTCTTCGATTGAGACACATCTTAcgttaaaatgtatttttcaggttaaaattttatgaaaaccctttttaatttgtgttgttAGAAATGGAGGGAGTTGTGTCTGTGTTCCCAAACAAGAAGTTACAACTCCAAACGACAGCGTCTTGGGATTTCATGGGGTTGGGTAAGAATTCAAAGCGAAACTTGGCCATAGAAAGCGATACTATCATCGGGATGATCGACACTGGGATTTGGCCGGAATCCGAGAGCTTTCAGACAAAGGGTTTGGTCCTCCTCCCAAAAAATGGAAAGGTGTTTGTTCCGCTGGCAAAAACTTCACTTGCAACAAGTAATATTtctcataattaattaatttctctaATAGAAGATTAGTATTTAGTACTATTGTTTTAGGCAAAGACTGATGTGTtcacatttaaatattttagtaagtTGATCGGAGCAAGAGACTACACAAGCGAAGGCGTCAGGGACATAGATGGCCACAGTACACACACAGCTTCCACAGCGGCTGGAAACGCAGTTGCGAATACAAGCTTCTTTGGAATAGGCAATGGAACGGCAAGAGGTGGTGTGCCAGCGTCTAGAATCGCAGCTTACAAAGTCTGCTccgagacagagtgtacctctgCATCTGTACTGGCTGCCTTTGATGACGCGATCGCAAACGGTGTTGACCTCATCAACATCTCTATCGGGGGAAGGTATCCCAACTGTTTGATTAGGTTAATCCAATCGATCCTTGGTATCATTGTATTGACAAGATTATATATGAGTGGATGTACAAGATAGCCGTTGGGGGCTATTAACTAAGCTTCCTTATATACACAGAAGAATATATGTATTCCTATACTAATACCCTCCCGCAGTCAAAACGGGATGAGGATGGACCTTGAGACTGGATTTGAAATCACGAAACAGAGATGTAGGGAGacctttggtgaagatgtcggCATACTGATGGGAGGATGGGACATGGAAGACACGAACCTGGCCCATGGCAACACGTTCACGGACAAACAAGATGTTTAACTCTATATGCTTGGTGCGTTGGTGTTGGACCGGATTGGTAGAGAGGTAGACGGCGCTTATATTATTGCAGTATACTAGTGTCGCCGTGTTCAGAGGGCAATGAAGTTCAAGGAGAAGGTTACATATCCATATTGTTTCGGCCACAACATTTGCGACACCGCGATACTCGGCGTCAGCACTGACTGGATACGTTTGCACAGGGATTGTGGGAGCTTGAAACATGACATGGCATAGGTAGGCATTGCTGCTAGGACCGATTTTAACATGATTAGTTTCCCCGCGGAGGATAAGAACTTTGAAGACCAACTGCGAGCTCTTTGGCGCATCCTGTCTACAATGTTAGTGAAGAggtctttctttttcctttcaaaGAGTTCAGGGAGACCAAGGTACTTTCCACAGCCTCCTTCCTTTTGGATGCCCAAATGGTTTTTGAAGAAGCTGGTGTCTTTGAGTAAAAGGTTATGGCTGACTTTTGTGGATTAATACATTGACCCGATGCATTCTTATATTTTTGCAGGATTTGGAGCAGGCATGAACAAGTGTCAGGGTCAGACTTGCAGAAGAACATTGTGTCATCCGCAAAGAGGAGGTGGTTTAGTCGCGGACTCTTCTTCCCTACTCTGATAACCAGTAGGCGTCCTTCATCTTGAGCTTTGAGGCAGAGACCAGAGAGTACATTGCTGCACAGGATAAACACAAAGGGCGAAAGGGGGTCACCCTGTCGTATACCTCTCTGAGGCACTACGAGACCTTGTGCTGAGCCATTCATCAGATAGGAGTAGGTAACAGTAGTTATACATTGCATAATCCAGTTGATCCATTTATGATGGAATCCCATTCTCTCCATGACTTGTCTAATGAATCTCCATTCAACCCTATCATATGTTTTACTCATATCGGTCTTAACAGCCATGTACACTGACTTTTTAGCTTTTGATGTATGCAGATAGTGGAGTACTTCGTGGGAAATGAGAACATTGTCTGAGATTGCTCGTTGAGGCACAAAAGCTGATTGGTTCTCCGAGATTAGATCTGGTAAGACTGGTTGCAGCCGTTTGGTAAGGATTTTTGCTATAATTTTATAGTATACCGAGCACAGCGCAATCGGTCTATAATCCTTCATTGCTTGAGGGTTTGTGATCTTGGGAATGAGCCTTATGTGTGTTGCATTCATATTTCGTGGCAGGGTTCCGGAAGTAAAAAAGCTTTGGATCTCCAAGGTGATTTGTTTGCCTACCGTAGACTAGTTGGAGTGGAAAAAACTAGTCGAGAATCTATCGGGTCCCGGTGCCTTATCCGCATGTATGGAGAAACATGCAGTCTTTATCTCTTTGGCTGATGGAATGGCAGTTagctttttatttgtttcctcGGAGATGCAAGGTTTGATGGCTTCAGTGACTATGACCTCATCAATATTGCCTTCTGAGGTGAAGATATTCTGGTAATAATCAGTGATCACGCTCAGGATCTTCCCTTCCTCAAAAACTGCTTCCCCTAGGTCATTCTCAATCACAGAGAATTTATTGATTGCTTTTCTCCCCTTTGTGATTGCATGAAAGTAACCGGTGTTTTGTTCACCAAGGGTTAGCCATAGTTGCCTGCTACGCTGCCTCCAGAAGTTTTCCTCATCCTTGTAAGCCGCTGTGAGTTCTGCATTTATCAAGGTGAGCGACTCTGCAGTGGATTCGAGGTTGGACATTGCCTCCTCTAGCTTATTACGCCATTCctcaattctttttttactgTTGTGATGCTTTTCCTTgctctattttattatatttgttctCACTCTGCTGATCTTTATGTCTACTTTTTCAAAGCGCATGGGGTTCCAGTGTTCAGTTACCAGTTGGGAGACCTCAACATTGTTCTTCAGCCTTCTATCGTATCGAAACAGCCCCTTCTGGCGTCTTCTTTTCAAGTTAAAGTGGGTGATTAAGGGTCTATGATCGGATCCTTCAAACATCAGGTATTCGCATCTGCCAGTGGGGTAAGTCGTTGCCCATTCACTATTCGACATTGCTCTGTCAAGCCTGCAAAACACTAAGTGGTCATAGCGTTTTCCCCTCCAGGATAGATGGTTTCCAGAGTGACGAAGATCATACAGGTCATTTTCCGACATAAAGGTGCGGAGGTCGATAAAGGAGCCTTCTGGACGTGTTGGGCCTCCTGATTTTTCAGTTGCATCGATTATGTCATTGAGATCGCCAATTAGGAGCCAAGGTTCAGACCTGCTCTGCCCAAAAGTTGAGATTTGATCCcatacttgttttctttttgctttatcAGGTTCACCATACACGAAGGTGACAAAGAAAGTTTTACCCTCTGCTGTTATCTTTGTGTCAATGAAATTCTGGCAGTCCGCAAGGATAAGGAGCTCAATGTTTGATCCCCAGAGAAGAGCTAGTCCTCCTCCACCAGGACTATGAGGTGAGATTAGTTTGCTCTTTGTGAAATCAAGGTCTGCTATCGTCTTTAGCACACTTTCATCttggttttttatttccatGAGGAATAAGATGTCTAGAGATGTTTGTCGATGCATCTCCTTCGGGCGCCGGACTGTTGTGGGATTCCCcaacccacaacagttccagctgATAAGTTTTAAGAAAGAGGTGGTGGGGGATTGTGAAAATCCCTCTTATTCCTTACACTCGGTGGGATCAGAGTGATAGGAGGCTGCTCAGTGGGATGAGAAGGTCCCACATCGTTTCCAGCAATTGGGTGTGAATGATTCCTGTTCCTGGTGGTGGCTTCACTAGTTCTCTGTTGATCGGTCCCAGTCGAGGTTGCTCTTCTTTTAGGTGAGTTCTCGATCATAGTCTTATTCCTTTTACTGGATTTGGCTCCTCTTAGGCTCAAAGGGCTTCTACTGTTTTGTTTATTCAGGCTAGGTcgtcctcttttcttttttgtgacACTAGTGTTGCTGATTGGGGGTTCAGGTTAtgcttttgttttggtcaaaaaCAACATGCTTTTAGGTTATTATGTGCCACAATCAGATAACGTAgacaacaaaacataaataaaaaacaatcattagtatctttttcttttaaacgaaaccaacaatcaaaaaaaaaattgttgaaaatgaTAACCGTAGCAAACTAAAGAGATTTAGTGCCACAATCACATAACCGTAGcactaaattatatgaaaataaaaaccgaGCCAACAAAAAACAACCCGAactgtataaaataatattaacataAACACGGAAATTAATTTTTCCCAGAACACAACTTACATCGAATCCAAAAATCACTCAGAGGACAAccgaaaaaaaattacaactaagaacacaaaaacaactcacaacttaattaggaaATCAAAGGGAGGCAacacattttcatataaacaaatttgtatACCAGTTAACACTTACGTTTAACAAAATCAGCGgcggataaccaaatatccCTTACAGATGCGAAGCAAGCAGGAAATCACccaaatatgcaaaaaaaaaaaaaaatatagatcaaTGAAAGGGATGACTGAAAAAACGATTACGAGCATCAAAGTAATAGGTTCAATACTCATATTGTCTTCTAGATCGCAAACATTGCTCCTCTGCTATACGTTCATGAGAACATGAATTTTGAAAGAGAACAAATCCATTTCCAACTTAATAACATACCACTAGTGATCCAATAGACCAACACATTATAAGCCTTACAGAGAGATTGGTCCAACGGCTGAGACACAGAAAAATagccaaaaaaacataaatgtaagttattgattttatttacttttcttaataaaatccacaacgtttttcactccaaacactaaaacattgacaaaagcTACTCCCACAGTTTActaaatacatatgaaaataattaaaactctaatccacaattttaaaaaatattaaaaaacttaacaaGATGATcccaatttttgaaaaataaacagCGTCCTAAATTATATTTACTGCAAAacctattttttcaaaaatatccagcaaaacaacataagcaaccaaatcAACTACAAAAATAGACGCAAAGATGAATACACCTTAATCTAActtccgcgcgtagcgcggaccAAGTGCTAgtattctatatatttatcaaCAACCACCACTACAGTCTACACACACCCCCAACCTTACTTTTAAAATGATGCACCTAttacattttctatatatacagtTTGATAATGTCTAAAGAACAAGTTATCTGGGCCTTAAAGCCCACAAGGGCCTTTATCAATTAAAAATGGTCATGATATCATTCTCATGATAACGATCATGCATGTCAAGCTCtataatacaattatacaaatcaAAATCTCCAAACTCTGAAATTGCAAAGTTAATGAAAAAGATGACGGTGATAAATTCGATCGAATCTTTCTCATCGTTACTGGCAGTGGCCGGCGTGGTGCGAG
It encodes the following:
- the LOC104726461 gene encoding probable NAD(P)H dehydrogenase (quinone) FQR1-like 3, with protein sequence MAVTKIYIVYYSLHGHVETMAREVLRGANSVPEVEATLWQVPETLPEKILEKVKAVPRPDDVADIRPEQMAEADGFMFGFPSRFGVMASQVMTFFDNTSGLWTTQALAGKPAGIFWSTGFHGGGQELTALTAVTKLAHHGMIFVPLGYTFGKSMYEMGEVKGGSPYGSGTYAADGSREPTELEIQQANYHGKYFAGIAKKLKKRSTA
- the LOC104726460 gene encoding LOW QUALITY PROTEIN: uncharacterized protein LOC104726460 (The sequence of the model RefSeq protein was modified relative to this genomic sequence to represent the inferred CDS: deleted 1 base in 1 codon), producing MKISEVLILLLVLGRIIKVEHRCEYLKREEEEYDETKKKKREGPWCLQSFSEKGVYSWRFLQIFSR
- the LOC104726459 gene encoding uncharacterized protein LOC104726459, yielding MAKLSFKESLKALEADIQHANTLALDHPREKDGARVQMRLSYSPAAHFFLFLVQWTDCHLAGALGLLRVLIYMTYADGKTTMSVYERKASIREFYAVIFPSLLQLQRGITDLEDRKQKEVCSTRYRKKDESEKCELSKIEVEREEECGICLEMNSICMVVLPNCTHSLCIKCYRDWRGRSQSCPFCRDSLKRVDSGDLWMFLDQTDTVNLTAITRENQKRLFDYIEKLPLVVPDQMYASSPHDCHLR